One region of Chitinophaga varians genomic DNA includes:
- a CDS encoding Crp/Fnr family transcriptional regulator produces MFEQIDQFVDRIISLTPEERQLFHSLLKFRRVRKRTYLLQEGEICDFEAYIVKGCIRTYYLSDDGTETILSFAIEDWWVSDTYSFTEQKPSNMFIESLEDCELLIIDRKSKAALYEKIPKFETLFRLLIQRSLFALQRRFHSLVSQTAEQRYLAFLEKYPQVVQRVPQNQIARYLGVSPEFLSKVRSTIQKKK; encoded by the coding sequence ATGTTTGAACAGATTGATCAATTCGTGGACCGTATCATCTCCCTGACGCCGGAAGAGCGCCAGTTATTTCATTCCCTGCTTAAATTCAGGCGGGTAAGGAAACGTACTTACCTGTTGCAGGAAGGTGAAATTTGTGACTTTGAAGCATATATCGTTAAAGGTTGTATCCGCACCTATTACCTGAGCGATGACGGCACAGAAACCATTTTGTCCTTTGCCATAGAAGACTGGTGGGTGAGCGACACTTACAGTTTTACGGAGCAGAAACCCTCCAATATGTTTATCGAATCACTGGAGGACTGTGAGCTGCTGATCATAGACCGTAAAAGCAAAGCTGCCCTGTATGAAAAAATACCGAAGTTCGAGACTTTGTTCCGGTTACTGATCCAACGCTCGCTCTTTGCGCTGCAACGGCGTTTTCACAGTCTTGTATCACAAACTGCCGAGCAGCGGTATCTTGCTTTTCTCGAAAAATACCCCCAGGTAGTGCAACGCGTGCCACAGAACCAGATAGCCCGTTACCTGGGAGTATCGCCCGAATTTTTAAGCAAAGTGAGAAGCACCATACAGAAAAAGAAATAG
- a CDS encoding sigma 54-interacting transcriptional regulator: MMNTQISGKNDEFETLLCFSKAIAAARHRADLWEIVNEQLLENIGASYYTLCLIHEDTRTHSPFLYSQEKKIKTVTGESPVIHLQHPVDDGVFNKAVETEEPVVFELRSLIRQRNIPAYVIHWYNSGVKEMMLVRVCNGKEPKGVLYLYAMKQGVFSKRRFSFFKSIADQLGTGVSNILANEKIELQLEEIRKYKIQLEQENSYLKEERKKEKHLTGKAVGDSPAIRKVYDLVSKVASSDATVLILGETGTGKELIAHQVHDASPRRDKLMIKVNCAAIPASLLESELFGHEKGSFTGALERRIGKFELADNSTLFLDEIGELPPEMQAKLLRALQEKEIERIGGKSVIKVNVRIIAATNKNLEAEIIAGRFRSDLYYRLCVFPIMLPPLRERREDIPELVSFFMEKYAASSGRKIDGIAPKALEKLKTYAWPGNIRELEHLIERTVLLTSTNVITEVSLPARSKMLFAQPGAETPVRSLADVEREHILKMVKLSKGRISGPHGAAAKLQLPSTTLISKMQKLGIRKEHFIDTGKESD; the protein is encoded by the coding sequence ATGATGAACACACAGATTTCCGGTAAAAACGATGAATTTGAAACGCTGCTTTGTTTTTCGAAAGCCATAGCGGCAGCCCGGCACCGCGCTGATCTGTGGGAGATCGTCAATGAACAACTGCTGGAAAACATCGGCGCGAGTTATTACACGCTTTGCCTCATCCATGAAGATACTCGTACCCACTCGCCCTTTCTGTACAGCCAGGAAAAGAAAATAAAAACCGTCACCGGAGAAAGCCCGGTCATCCATCTGCAGCATCCTGTTGATGATGGCGTCTTCAACAAGGCTGTTGAGACGGAAGAACCGGTGGTGTTTGAGCTGCGAAGCCTGATACGCCAGCGGAACATTCCAGCCTATGTCATTCACTGGTATAATTCCGGTGTGAAGGAAATGATGCTGGTAAGGGTTTGCAACGGTAAAGAGCCCAAAGGGGTCTTGTATCTCTATGCCATGAAACAGGGCGTTTTTTCAAAGCGCCGGTTCAGTTTTTTCAAAAGCATCGCAGACCAACTGGGAACGGGCGTCTCCAATATCCTCGCGAATGAAAAAATAGAATTGCAGCTGGAAGAAATCCGGAAATATAAAATACAGCTGGAGCAGGAGAACAGTTATCTGAAGGAAGAACGGAAAAAAGAAAAACATCTTACCGGAAAAGCGGTCGGCGATTCCCCGGCTATCCGGAAAGTATATGACCTTGTGTCAAAAGTAGCGTCATCCGATGCTACGGTATTAATCCTCGGAGAAACCGGTACGGGCAAAGAACTGATTGCGCACCAGGTACATGACGCTTCGCCGCGGCGCGACAAACTGATGATCAAGGTGAACTGCGCCGCCATCCCGGCCAGCCTGCTGGAAAGTGAATTGTTCGGCCACGAAAAAGGCAGTTTCACCGGAGCCCTGGAAAGGAGAATTGGCAAGTTTGAACTGGCCGATAACAGCACGCTTTTCCTGGACGAAATAGGAGAGCTGCCGCCGGAAATGCAGGCCAAATTACTGCGGGCTTTGCAGGAAAAGGAAATTGAACGGATCGGCGGAAAATCGGTAATAAAAGTAAATGTGCGCATCATCGCCGCCACCAACAAAAACCTGGAAGCGGAAATTATTGCGGGCCGTTTCCGCAGCGACCTGTACTACCGCCTCTGCGTGTTTCCCATTATGCTGCCACCGTTACGCGAACGCAGAGAGGACATACCGGAGCTGGTTTCTTTTTTTATGGAGAAATATGCCGCCAGCAGTGGCAGAAAGATAGACGGCATCGCGCCTAAAGCACTGGAGAAATTAAAGACATATGCCTGGCCGGGCAATATCCGGGAACTGGAACACCTGATAGAAAGAACGGTGCTGCTTACCTCCACTAACGTTATTACAGAAGTGAGCCTGCCGGCCAGGAGTAAGATGTTGTTCGCTCAGCCGGGGGCTGAAACACCAGTGCGTTCACTCGCAGACGTGGAACGGGAACACATCCTCAAAATGGTGAAACTGTCAAAAGGCAGGATATCCGGGCCTCATGGCGCAGCGGCCAAGTTACAACTGCCTTCCACCACGCTGATCTCGAAAATGCAGAAGCTGGGTATCCGCAAGGAACATTTTATTGATACCGGGAAAGAATCTGATTAA
- a CDS encoding TMEM175 family protein — MEKETARIEGFSDGVFAIAITLLVLELRIPDADSNDNARTLASSLLAQWPSFLAFSLSFFSIFIMWVNHHKMFKQIYRRNSTLMFANGLVLFLATCISYPTALLARYYGTPSLTVAVAVYTGLFVLINLAFNLLWSIASRNRELLRPEISNAAIRKIKRNYQYGIPVHVSAFLLSFCWPGGALILCAILWTYWAFTSGRLDLSTGKA; from the coding sequence ATGGAAAAAGAAACGGCAAGAATAGAAGGCTTCAGCGATGGCGTGTTTGCGATTGCGATCACATTGCTGGTACTGGAACTACGTATACCCGATGCCGATAGTAACGACAACGCCCGCACGCTTGCCAGCAGCCTGTTGGCACAATGGCCGTCCTTCCTGGCTTTCAGCCTGTCTTTTTTCAGCATCTTCATTATGTGGGTCAACCATCACAAGATGTTCAAGCAGATCTACCGGCGTAACAGCACGCTGATGTTTGCGAACGGACTGGTACTGTTTTTAGCTACCTGTATCTCCTATCCGACCGCCCTGCTGGCACGCTACTATGGCACACCTTCCCTGACCGTGGCCGTGGCGGTGTATACCGGGCTGTTTGTATTGATCAACCTTGCTTTTAATTTATTATGGAGCATTGCCAGCCGGAACAGGGAACTGCTGCGGCCGGAAATCAGCAATGCCGCCATCAGGAAAATAAAACGAAACTATCAGTATGGCATTCCGGTGCATGTGTCGGCATTCCTGCTTTCCTTTTGCTGGCCCGGCGGCGCTTTGATACTGTGCGCCATACTCTGGACCTATTGGGCCTTTACTTCAGGCAGGCTGGATTTATCAACCGGCAAGGCTTAA
- a CDS encoding sigma-54-dependent transcriptional regulator yields the protein MADKEKILIVEDEFIVGNDLKMMLVKGGYDVCGIAASVEQARTLIAQKQPDWVLLDIILKTPTSGIELAKELLQLRIPFLYISANTNQQTLEAAKATQPYGFLVKPFRERDLFVMLDIARYRHGVETGMIREETAAMPVETTLDPDIIGSSTAMKKAQEQAGIVAPTNTSVLLLGESGTGKERFARAIHKNSLRKNKPFITVNCAALPVSLLESELFGHERGAFTGAVQKRIGKFEQAHGGTLFLDEIGELPLEAQVKLLRTLQEKEIEKLGGGQLTKVDVRVIAATNRNLEKEVAEGRFRLDLYYRLNVFPIALPPLREHKEDIRPLALYFLQKLSGNTGKKVSGISETVLQTLEQHNWPGNIRELEHLIERQFILTDGEQISAIEVPASRMPQIAAAEKLETMEEMERAHILKVLKACNGRVSGEMGAAEVLKVSAQTLYSKMKKLGIKTTYK from the coding sequence ATGGCTGACAAAGAAAAAATACTGATCGTAGAAGACGAGTTCATTGTGGGCAACGACCTGAAAATGATGCTCGTCAAAGGCGGTTACGATGTGTGCGGCATTGCCGCCTCTGTGGAGCAGGCCAGAACGCTGATTGCACAAAAACAGCCGGATTGGGTACTGCTGGACATCATCCTGAAAACGCCCACCAGCGGTATTGAACTGGCCAAAGAGCTATTGCAGCTCCGGATACCGTTCCTGTATATTTCCGCCAACACCAACCAACAAACCCTCGAAGCTGCCAAGGCCACCCAGCCATATGGCTTCCTCGTAAAACCGTTCCGGGAGCGTGACCTGTTTGTCATGCTCGATATCGCCCGTTACCGCCACGGCGTGGAAACCGGTATGATAAGAGAGGAGACGGCCGCCATGCCTGTGGAAACAACGCTCGATCCGGATATCATCGGCAGCAGTACCGCCATGAAAAAAGCACAGGAGCAGGCCGGCATAGTGGCGCCCACCAATACTTCCGTATTGTTGCTGGGCGAAAGCGGCACCGGCAAAGAACGTTTTGCCCGTGCCATTCACAAAAATTCATTACGGAAAAATAAACCCTTCATCACCGTCAACTGCGCGGCCCTGCCCGTTTCCCTGCTGGAATCAGAGTTGTTCGGCCACGAACGCGGCGCCTTCACCGGCGCGGTACAAAAGCGTATTGGCAAATTTGAACAGGCGCATGGCGGCACCCTCTTTCTCGACGAGATCGGGGAACTGCCGCTGGAAGCGCAGGTGAAGCTGCTACGTACCCTGCAGGAAAAAGAAATCGAAAAACTCGGCGGCGGCCAGCTCACCAAAGTGGACGTGCGCGTGATTGCCGCTACCAACAGAAACCTGGAGAAAGAAGTGGCCGAAGGCCGGTTCCGGCTCGACCTCTACTACCGGCTCAACGTATTTCCCATTGCACTGCCGCCGCTGCGCGAACACAAAGAAGATATCCGTCCGCTGGCCCTTTATTTCCTGCAAAAACTTTCCGGCAACACCGGCAAAAAAGTATCCGGCATAAGTGAAACAGTCCTGCAAACGCTTGAACAGCACAACTGGCCGGGCAATATCCGGGAACTGGAACACCTGATAGAAAGACAGTTCATCCTGACCGACGGGGAACAAATCAGTGCTATAGAAGTACCGGCGTCCCGCATGCCGCAGATCGCTGCAGCGGAAAAACTGGAAACGATGGAAGAGATGGAAAGGGCGCACATCCTGAAAGTGCTGAAAGCCTGCAACGGCCGCGTATCCGGCGAAATGGGCGCAGCGGAAGTACTTAAAGTGTCTGCGCAAACGCTGTATTCAAAGATGAAAAAACTCGGTATAAAAACCACCTATAAATAA
- a CDS encoding histidine kinase dimerization/phosphoacceptor domain -containing protein produces the protein MLSFIINSRRKVLLLLYLLIPASILAQSDTDTGKARELLRHGKADTATIARMLRVGEAFLDKPESWEEDMNMAFRMADQMEALSRQINYPRGLGLSKLLRTKAFRESGHAGQGRGSSEEALQLLTQYGTINEKAQAIIELGGTYSNEPQDLPRKIALYQQGTDIYLKNGQKQSAAQLKEFIGDLMQVNKDYDGALRVLLEALAIYKETGYQRLQGLYSVIGGAYHGANNFVQSLRYNLLAVETAEQLREQGPLMTTIYNRVGLNYFSVQYYDQALDYFDKALAHARTLRDTSTIKALLLNISDALRNQGAYTSSLDTLHVVEKLPTALEKHEIIQIEIGYLRDYIALHALSKAAPHYEKLKKILENEEEIPVFTQVVRLALIFYLQQTGRFNDAAPYLNAYQQHAREFPGGLVRQAEAALLAFRSDSALGNLPGAITHFQHYKQLSDSVTSTTQSKQLDVLRLQFETERKDKDIELLTQKSKLQEISLQKGRVFRNVITGSICALLLILALLYNRYRLKKKNAVRLEKQQEAIHAQNELLKKLVDEKEWLLKEIHHRVKNNLQIIISLLNTQSRYLDNADAIAAIKNSQHRMYAMSLIHQRLYHTDNLGAIDMHWYIRELTGFMEESFDTGAKITFCIDSEVILLDVVQAVPLGLVLNEAVSNAIKYAFPGDRHGTVAITLKKDGAQYCRLAITDDGAGLRHDFVPEESPSLGMSLMKGLAEQLEGSFQIKSSEEGVSIQVLFLIRSINQAN, from the coding sequence ATGCTTTCATTCATCATCAATTCCCGGCGGAAGGTACTGCTGCTCCTGTACCTGCTGATACCGGCATCTATACTGGCACAGTCAGATACCGACACAGGCAAAGCCCGTGAGCTGCTCCGGCATGGCAAGGCCGATACGGCCACTATTGCCCGCATGCTGCGCGTGGGCGAAGCCTTCCTCGACAAACCTGAGTCATGGGAAGAAGATATGAACATGGCCTTCCGGATGGCAGACCAGATGGAAGCCCTGAGCCGGCAAATCAATTACCCCAGAGGCCTTGGTCTGAGCAAACTGCTGCGGACCAAGGCCTTCCGTGAATCCGGGCATGCTGGCCAGGGAAGGGGCAGCAGCGAAGAAGCCCTGCAGCTGCTTACCCAATATGGCACTATCAACGAGAAAGCACAGGCCATCATTGAATTGGGGGGCACCTACTCCAACGAACCGCAAGACCTTCCCCGCAAAATCGCGTTATATCAACAAGGGACAGACATCTACCTGAAAAACGGGCAAAAACAATCCGCAGCACAGCTGAAAGAGTTCATCGGTGACCTCATGCAGGTAAACAAAGACTATGACGGCGCCCTGCGCGTACTGTTGGAAGCACTGGCCATCTACAAGGAAACCGGCTACCAGCGGCTACAGGGCCTGTACTCTGTGATCGGCGGCGCTTACCACGGTGCCAATAACTTTGTACAGTCGCTCCGTTACAACCTGCTGGCAGTGGAAACAGCTGAACAGCTCAGAGAACAGGGACCGCTGATGACCACCATCTACAACCGCGTTGGCCTTAACTATTTCAGCGTACAATACTATGACCAGGCGCTTGACTATTTTGATAAAGCGCTGGCACATGCAAGAACACTCCGCGATACCAGCACCATCAAAGCATTATTGCTTAACATCTCTGACGCCCTGCGGAACCAGGGAGCATATACCAGCAGCCTGGACACCCTGCATGTAGTGGAAAAACTGCCTACGGCCCTGGAGAAACACGAAATAATACAGATTGAAATCGGTTACCTGAGAGATTATATCGCACTACATGCCTTGTCTAAGGCCGCTCCGCACTACGAGAAACTGAAAAAAATACTGGAGAACGAAGAGGAAATACCAGTCTTCACACAGGTGGTCAGACTGGCACTGATCTTCTATCTGCAGCAAACAGGCCGCTTCAACGATGCTGCACCGTATCTCAACGCTTACCAGCAACACGCCAGGGAATTCCCCGGCGGACTGGTGCGACAGGCAGAAGCCGCACTGCTGGCTTTCCGCTCCGACTCCGCACTGGGCAATCTTCCCGGCGCCATCACGCACTTTCAGCATTATAAACAGCTGTCGGATTCAGTGACCAGCACTACGCAAAGCAAACAACTCGATGTGCTCCGGCTACAATTCGAAACAGAAAGAAAAGATAAAGACATTGAGCTGCTGACGCAGAAAAGCAAGCTACAGGAAATCTCCCTCCAGAAAGGAAGAGTGTTCCGCAATGTGATCACCGGCAGCATCTGTGCACTGCTGCTCATACTGGCATTATTGTACAACAGGTACCGGCTGAAGAAAAAGAACGCTGTACGACTGGAAAAACAACAGGAAGCCATCCATGCACAGAATGAACTGCTGAAAAAACTCGTGGATGAAAAAGAATGGCTGCTGAAAGAAATACATCACCGGGTGAAAAACAATCTCCAGATCATCATCAGCCTGCTGAACACACAATCGCGCTACCTCGATAATGCCGACGCCATTGCGGCCATCAAAAACAGCCAGCACCGCATGTATGCCATGTCGCTGATCCATCAGCGGCTATACCATACAGACAATCTCGGCGCCATCGATATGCACTGGTATATCAGGGAACTGACAGGATTTATGGAGGAAAGCTTTGATACCGGCGCTAAAATCACTTTCTGCATCGATAGTGAAGTCATCCTGCTGGACGTAGTACAGGCCGTTCCACTGGGACTGGTCCTCAATGAAGCCGTAAGCAACGCCATCAAGTACGCTTTTCCGGGCGACCGTCATGGCACCGTGGCGATCACCCTGAAAAAAGATGGCGCGCAATATTGCCGGCTGGCCATTACTGACGATGGCGCAGGGCTGCGCCACGACTTCGTTCCGGAAGAGTCCCCGTCACTGGGCATGAGCCTCATGAAAGGGCTGGCCGAACAGCTGGAAGGCTCCTTTCAGATAAAAAGCAGTGAGGAAGGTGTTTCCATACAGGTGCTTTTTTTAATAAGATCGATCAACCAGGCAAACTGA
- a CDS encoding YoaK family protein, protein MTEQQHSINWVTFLLAWVAGYCDTATFVSGDSIFSAHVTGNFIVFAAQVSSGSTSAAAWIKLLTFPVFVIAVMAGGWLAEKSAKKYRILLAEGLILTACGIAAFFLPILTSLEEKPVTYLIVMVTVLGMGLQNAFGKLFAKETHGPTTMMTGNVTQAALDLGNLIRKGTPGNEISVSSLKKQTVTIGGFLAGCLIGALMARWVGLGAIVVPGVAIVICYLQGEMSAPKEG, encoded by the coding sequence ATGACAGAACAACAACATAGTATTAACTGGGTGACCTTCCTGCTGGCATGGGTGGCAGGATATTGCGATACCGCCACTTTTGTGTCCGGCGATTCCATTTTCTCCGCGCATGTTACCGGTAACTTCATCGTGTTTGCCGCACAGGTATCTTCCGGAAGCACCAGCGCCGCCGCGTGGATCAAGCTGCTCACTTTTCCTGTATTTGTGATAGCTGTCATGGCCGGCGGATGGCTGGCAGAAAAATCAGCAAAAAAATACCGCATTTTACTGGCAGAAGGCCTAATTTTGACGGCTTGCGGAATAGCTGCTTTTTTCCTGCCGATATTAACATCTCTGGAAGAAAAACCGGTAACCTATCTTATCGTCATGGTCACTGTATTGGGTATGGGCTTGCAGAACGCCTTCGGGAAGCTCTTTGCCAAAGAGACCCATGGCCCTACTACCATGATGACGGGAAATGTCACACAAGCCGCGCTGGACCTGGGTAATCTTATCAGGAAAGGTACGCCGGGCAATGAAATTTCGGTGTCCAGCCTTAAAAAGCAAACTGTCACCATCGGCGGGTTCCTGGCTGGCTGTCTCATCGGCGCCCTGATGGCCCGGTGGGTGGGGCTGGGCGCTATCGTCGTTCCCGGCGTGGCCATCGTGATTTGTTACCTGCAGGGAGAAATGTCCGCGCCAAAAGAAGGGTAA
- a CDS encoding Dps family protein, translating to MQTNIGIKQEHLAAVAHSLGKMLADEFILYTKTRKAHWCVTGPDFHSKHLFFESQYQQLDEIIDGMAERIRTLGHFPPATLKEFLALTHLTEMTREKNDSTGFIKDLLHDHESILIHLRENINGYATALHDAGSSDYITGLMETHEKMAWMLRAHLE from the coding sequence ATGCAAACCAATATCGGTATCAAACAAGAACACCTGGCCGCCGTGGCCCATTCACTGGGTAAAATGCTGGCAGATGAATTCATCCTGTACACTAAAACACGGAAAGCCCACTGGTGCGTAACAGGGCCCGATTTTCACAGTAAGCACCTGTTCTTTGAAAGCCAATACCAGCAACTGGATGAGATCATCGACGGCATGGCAGAACGTATCCGTACGCTGGGACATTTTCCTCCCGCCACGCTGAAAGAATTCCTCGCCCTTACCCATCTCACAGAAATGACAAGAGAGAAAAATGACAGCACAGGGTTCATCAAAGACCTGCTGCATGATCATGAAAGCATTCTTATCCATCTCCGGGAAAACATCAATGGCTATGCCACCGCCCTGCATGATGCGGGCAGCAGCGACTATATCACGGGGCTGATGGAAACACATGAAAAAATGGCCTGGATGCTCAGAGCACACCTGGAATAA
- a CDS encoding DoxX family protein yields MKDIIQHILYSDAGSMLNNYALLAFRLLLALELFRVHGMKKFRLENGQKEHVPNPLHLPEKLNGWVATFSDTVVPFLMALGLCTRLAVLPTIGVTAIGYFVVHRKDSAEVRDVPYMYTLCLLLLLVLGPGRYSIDVQYLSHLF; encoded by the coding sequence ATGAAAGATATCATCCAACATATCCTGTATTCGGATGCCGGCAGTATGCTCAACAACTATGCGTTGCTGGCTTTCCGCCTGCTGCTTGCGCTGGAGCTGTTCCGCGTACACGGCATGAAAAAATTCCGGCTGGAAAACGGTCAGAAGGAACACGTTCCCAATCCGTTACATCTGCCGGAAAAGCTGAACGGATGGGTGGCCACCTTCTCCGATACAGTCGTGCCGTTCCTGATGGCACTGGGGCTGTGTACACGGTTGGCTGTCCTGCCTACTATCGGCGTGACCGCCATCGGCTATTTTGTGGTACACCGTAAGGACAGCGCCGAGGTGCGGGACGTTCCCTATATGTACACCTTATGCCTGTTATTATTGCTGGTACTGGGGCCGGGACGTTATTCCATCGACGTACAATACCTATCTCACTTATTTTAA
- a CDS encoding amidohydrolase, which yields MNKKADLILYNGKIHTVDPSNSKATAVAISDGRFLAAGDDNTILQQYAAAATVQIDLKGKRVIPGLNDSHIHLIRGGLNYNLELRWDGVPSLSDALAMLKKQVAVTPSPQWVRVVGGWTEHQFAEKRMPTLDEINAIAPDTPVFIMHLYDRALLNRAALRAVGFTKDTPAPPGGVIEKNSKGEPTGLILASPNAMILYSTLAKGPKLSYEHQVNSTRHFMKELNRFGITSVIDAGGGFQNFPDDYRVISELHQKQQLTVRIAYNLFTQRPKQELEDFKNWTSTVKLHQGDEMYRHNGAGEMLVFSAADFEDFLQPRPDLPETMEAELEKVVRHLVENRWPFRLHATYNESITRFLDVFEKVNRDIPFNGLHWIFDHAETIDERNIDRVKALGGGIAVQSRMAFQGEYFTDRYGKTAAAHTPPVKRMLQAGVPVGAGTDATRVSSYNPWVALYWLSAGKTVGGHQLYDDATKISRETALELYTKGSAWFSGEQDNKGSIKTGQLADLAVLGADYFEVREEAIKHIESVLTVVGGKIVYARDEFSHFSPAPIAVLPDWSPVNQFGGYYSAAGNKVAAPAAAVASQVHCCAGSCDVHGHDHNAARLSNIPVNNYTAFWGVFGCSCFAF from the coding sequence ATGAATAAAAAAGCTGATCTCATTTTATACAACGGGAAGATACATACGGTAGATCCCTCCAATTCAAAAGCCACGGCCGTCGCCATCAGCGATGGCCGGTTCCTGGCAGCAGGCGATGACAATACCATCCTTCAGCAATACGCCGCAGCAGCAACGGTGCAGATAGACCTCAAAGGAAAACGTGTCATCCCGGGGCTCAACGATTCCCATATCCACCTTATTCGCGGAGGCCTTAACTATAACCTTGAATTGAGATGGGACGGCGTGCCATCTCTCTCCGATGCTTTGGCCATGCTGAAAAAGCAGGTAGCTGTCACGCCATCTCCCCAGTGGGTAAGAGTGGTGGGCGGATGGACGGAACATCAGTTTGCCGAAAAAAGAATGCCTACGCTGGATGAAATCAATGCCATCGCACCGGACACGCCTGTCTTCATTATGCACCTGTACGACCGGGCTTTGCTGAACCGCGCCGCGCTTCGTGCCGTGGGCTTCACCAAAGACACGCCCGCTCCTCCCGGCGGCGTCATCGAAAAGAACAGCAAAGGGGAACCCACAGGACTGATCCTTGCCAGTCCCAACGCCATGATCCTGTATTCCACCCTGGCCAAAGGACCGAAGTTGTCCTACGAGCATCAGGTCAACTCCACCCGCCATTTTATGAAGGAGTTGAACAGGTTTGGCATTACCAGCGTCATCGACGCCGGTGGCGGGTTTCAGAACTTTCCTGACGACTACCGGGTGATCAGCGAACTTCACCAAAAACAACAACTGACGGTCAGGATCGCCTACAATCTCTTTACACAAAGGCCCAAACAGGAGCTGGAAGATTTTAAAAACTGGACCAGCACGGTGAAACTTCACCAGGGAGATGAGATGTACCGGCACAACGGCGCCGGTGAAATGCTGGTGTTCTCCGCAGCAGACTTTGAAGATTTCCTGCAGCCACGGCCCGATCTGCCGGAAACGATGGAAGCCGAACTGGAAAAAGTGGTGCGCCACCTCGTGGAAAACCGCTGGCCTTTCCGGTTGCACGCCACCTATAACGAAAGCATCACCCGCTTTCTCGACGTCTTCGAGAAAGTGAACAGGGACATTCCTTTCAACGGGCTGCACTGGATATTTGATCATGCGGAAACTATCGATGAACGGAACATCGACCGGGTAAAGGCCCTGGGCGGCGGTATCGCCGTACAGAGCAGGATGGCCTTCCAGGGAGAATACTTCACTGACCGCTATGGTAAAACAGCAGCAGCACACACACCGCCGGTAAAACGGATGTTGCAGGCAGGCGTACCGGTAGGCGCCGGCACAGACGCCACCCGCGTCAGCAGCTACAACCCATGGGTAGCACTTTACTGGCTTTCTGCCGGCAAAACTGTGGGCGGTCACCAGCTGTATGATGATGCCACCAAAATAAGCCGGGAAACAGCGCTCGAATTATATACCAAAGGAAGTGCGTGGTTCTCCGGCGAACAGGATAACAAAGGCAGCATCAAAACCGGTCAGCTGGCCGATCTGGCCGTACTGGGCGCCGACTATTTTGAAGTACGGGAGGAAGCCATCAAACATATTGAATCCGTCCTGACGGTCGTAGGCGGCAAAATTGTATATGCCCGCGATGAGTTCTCTCATTTTTCACCTGCTCCCATCGCTGTGCTGCCGGACTGGTCGCCTGTCAACCAGTTTGGCGGTTATTATTCCGCGGCCGGGAATAAGGTGGCAGCACCTGCCGCCGCCGTGGCCAGCCAGGTGCATTGCTGTGCCGGCAGCTGCGATGTGCATGGCCATGATCATAATGCTGCCCGGTTAAGTAATATCCCGGTCAATAACTACACCGCTTTCTGGGGTGTCTTCGGATGCTCCTGTTTTGCTTTCTAA
- a CDS encoding M17 family peptidase N-terminal domain-containing protein: MNKTFITRCRALIISMSVSFLLLHTITLVAQHADVKTTPIGTAKVWGKVDGISIVGLVQGPSAAVAPLQVACVFEYTEGDIFNPPALPAALNGMVHLDDALKGQITELRKSGKFEGHYLETLLITPPKGAMKAPKLLLIGLGDRNHFNADMMVSVGVIALREATRIGVPGFAFASDIKDAGIDSPTALVAANVTKGIIQAWRTQRYLQQQHLSPVKPMTKAILLAGPAFFETAGEGIKEAIASFNN; the protein is encoded by the coding sequence ATGAATAAAACATTTATTACCCGTTGCAGAGCACTCATTATTTCCATGAGTGTTTCTTTTCTTTTGCTGCATACCATTACCCTTGTGGCACAACATGCCGACGTTAAAACCACGCCCATCGGCACGGCTAAGGTATGGGGCAAAGTAGATGGCATCTCCATCGTAGGACTGGTGCAAGGCCCTTCTGCTGCTGTAGCGCCTTTGCAGGTTGCCTGCGTATTTGAATACACCGAAGGCGACATCTTCAATCCCCCTGCATTGCCTGCTGCACTCAACGGCATGGTACATCTCGACGACGCGCTCAAAGGACAGATCACCGAATTAAGAAAAAGTGGAAAATTCGAAGGGCATTATCTCGAAACGCTGCTGATCACCCCGCCCAAAGGCGCCATGAAAGCACCTAAGCTGCTGCTGATCGGCCTGGGGGACCGGAACCATTTTAATGCGGACATGATGGTTAGCGTAGGCGTCATCGCCCTCCGGGAAGCCACGCGTATCGGTGTGCCCGGCTTTGCCTTCGCCAGCGATATCAAAGATGCCGGCATCGATTCACCAACAGCATTGGTGGCTGCCAACGTCACCAAAGGGATTATTCAGGCCTGGCGCACCCAACGCTACCTGCAGCAGCAGCACCTCTCTCCCGTGAAACCGATGACCAAAGCCATATTGCTGGCCGGTCCCGCGTTTTTTGAAACCGCCGGAGAAGGTATCAAAGAAGCCATTGCATCCTTTAACAACTAA